TAAATTCACCCGCAGAATTTGTGTCCCCACCTAGTATTACAGTTCCAGCGTCATTAACCGCTTTTTCAATACCTGTATAAATTTGTTGCATCTCTTCTATATACTCCCTTGAAACCGAACAGGAAACGAGAACACCTGTAGGATTCCCCCCACAGGCAGCAATATCACTTAAACTAAGTGCTGCACAAAAATAACCCACTTCAAACGGAGGCGCATTTTGGGGGAAATCAACCATTTCCGAAGAAGTATCTACAGTGAGTAGAAGATAATTTTCAGGATCTCCAATATCTATTACTTCACAATCATCGCCCATCCAGTCGCTCACCAATCCCGGGGGTTTTTCGAACCTTTTTCTTAGACTATCAACAAATTCTCGTTCGTTCACATCTTAACCCTTAGGCAGATACGATCTACACCACTGGTCTGAGGCACATTCATCTTCAATAATCGCCTGTTTGTTAGAACAGCCGCCTTCAACAAAAAAATTAAGCTTGGTTCCTCACAAACTATTCTCGACTTATAGTCCACATCGTAGTCAATAAGAGCCTTAGCTCTAAATTGTGAGAAGGAACCTTTTAGCTCAGCAAATTCAACCATGTGCAAATAATAATCTAAACCACTAAAAATTTACAAATAGATTATAATAGCAATCTTAATGGAGCTTCAACGAAATAAAGCTGAACAGGAACAGAAAGAAGGCGCTATCGTCATTTTTGACGTAGATAATACTCTTTATCAAGGATTTACTTTACTTGCATTTTCCAAATTCCTTAGAGATAAAACCCTAATTTTAGACCCCGCTCTCGATCAAATAACAGAGGACAAAAGACAATATGACGATGACGAAATTAATTATGATACTTTTGCCAAAAACGTTGTAAACCATTTCTATCAAGCATTAAAAGATAAGCCTCAATCTGCTGTCCTGGAAGCAGGCAAAGAATTCCTACCTGGATATTTAAACGACGTTATGCCATTCACGCAAGATTTGATTGAGATTATGAGATCTCAAGGAGAATTATATGCAGTCTCAGGTGCGCCCTACGAAGCATTTCTGCCTTTTGCAGAAAGATTCAATATGCCTTCGAATAATTTATTTCTCCTGCAAGGAGAAGTCGTAGACGATAAATATACTGGTAACGTAAGAGTCAACATGGCTTTAGAGGATGAAAAACGAAAAATTGTTACAAATATTATTGGTTCTGGGTTCAATTCTCTAAC
This sequence is a window from Candidatus Curtissbacteria bacterium. Protein-coding genes within it:
- a CDS encoding haloacid dehalogenase-like hydrolase, which gives rise to MELQRNKAEQEQKEGAIVIFDVDNTLYQGFTLLAFSKFLRDKTLILDPALDQITEDKRQYDDDEINYDTFAKNVVNHFYQALKDKPQSAVLEAGKEFLPGYLNDVMPFTQDLIEIMRSQGELYAVSGAPYEAFLPFAERFNMPSNNLFLLQGEVVDDKYTGNVRVNMALEDEKRKIVTNIIGSGFNSLTSFAFGDSKGDLPVLEIVDNRFILEPKPEMMEEIEKRGWNDSVVRRDNIISRVTQKIAEIRKLEA